In a genomic window of Penaeus vannamei isolate JL-2024 chromosome 38, ASM4276789v1, whole genome shotgun sequence:
- the ScsbetaG gene encoding succinate--CoA ligase [GDP-forming] subunit beta, mitochondrial, whose amino-acid sequence MAGIFTRCVSRGLFKPFQTLIQPRVPVRHLNLLEYQSKVLLDNHGVTVQKFRILDTHEAAGETVKTLNAAEYVVKAQILAGGRGKGHFDNGFKGGVHLTKEISEVESLVEKMVGHKLITKQTPKEGILVNKVMVAESVDILRETYFCILMDRDHNGPVLIASPDGGMDIEEVAEKTPERLLTLPIDIFEGLTRDKALKVAEFLKFEGDLKEKCAKEVQAIWQMFLSVDATQIEINPLIETPQGQVVAVDAKIQFDDNAEFRQKSIFAEEDTSESDPREVEAARHNLTYIGMDGNIGCLVNGAGLAMATMDIIKLYGGSPANFLDLGGGVKEDQVEQALRILTADSTVKALFINIFGGIVNTATIANGLVNVLRNTQIDIPLIVRLEGTNVDEAKRILAESGCNIESTSDLDEAAKKAVASIS is encoded by the exons ATGGCAGGGATATTTACTCGCTGTGTCTCCCGAGGCCTTTTTAAGCCTTTCCAGACTCTGATTCAGCCGAGA GTCCCTGTGAGACATCTGAACCTGCTGGAGTACCAGAGCAAAGTGCTGCTGGACAACCATGGGGTCACCGTGCAGAAGTTCCGCATCTTGGATACACATGAGGCCGCTGGCGAGACTGTTAAAACACTGA ATGCTGCCGAGTATGTGGTGAAGGCACAGATCCTAGCTGGTGGTAGAGGAAAGGGCCACTTCGACAATGGCTTCAAGGGGGGTGTTCATCTCACCAAAGA GATATCAGAGGTGGAGTCCTTAGTGGAGAAAATGGTGGGCCACAAGCTCATCACAAAGCAGACGCCAAAAGAAGGAATCCTGGTAAACAAGGTGATGGTGGCCGAGTCGGTGGACATCCTGAGGGAGACCTATTTTTGCATTCTGATGGACAG GGACCACAATGGACCTGTTTTGATTGCGAGCCCAGATGGTGGGATGGATATTGAGGAGGTTGCCGAGAAAACCCCCGAACGTTTGCTTACTCTACCCATCGACATCTTTGAGGGTCTCACACGTGACAAGGCCCTCAAAGTGGCCGAATTCCTCAAATTTGAAGGAGATCTCAAAGAAAAA TGTGCCAAGGAAGTGCAAGCGATTTGGCAGATGTTCCTGAGTGTTGACGCAACTCAGATTGAGATCAACCCCCTAATAGAGACTCCCCAGGGACAGGTTGTTGCAGTTGACGCCAAAATTCAGTTTGATGACAATGCCGAGTTCAG ACAGAAGTCCATCTTTGCTGAGGAAGACACGAGTGAGAGTGACCCTAGAGAGGTTGAGGCTGCCAGACATAACCTGACATACATTGGTATGGATGGAAACATTGGATGTCTAG TAAATGGTGCAGGCTTGGCAATGGCAACCATGGACATTATCAAACTGTATGGAGGATCCCCGGCTAACTTCCTCGACCTTGGAGGCGGAGTGAAGGAGGACCAGGTGGAACAGGCCCTCCGCATCCTCACTGCAG ACTCAACAGTGAAGGCCCTCTTCATCAACATTTTTGGGGGCATTGTCAACACAGCCACCATTGCCAATGGGCTCGTCAATGTCCTGCGCAACACCCAGATTGATATACCTCTCATTGTTAGGCTGGAAG gaacaaATGTAGATGAGGCCAAACGCATTCTTGCAGAATCAGGATGCAACATCGAATCTACAAGTGACTTGGATGAGGCAGCGAAGAAGGCTGTTGCATCTATCAGTTAA